The following proteins are encoded in a genomic region of Synechococcus sp. CBW1002:
- a CDS encoding ShlB/FhaC/HecB family hemolysin secretion/activation protein: MLLLLAQLVAPPLQNSPIRLPGPDAGEQRPAPRGEQQPVPVEIQEPIDGEPPAQTPDSPDQPGTEPPAVPGDFGSSAEPRVEGLTVYDASDLSTILAGCGAGEASAQRLQTCAAVLTARLVADGYLNSRVYVKATPAPGYLEVVEGRVVELRVNSDDGRLSRKVSRLLAPLKGSVLHLPTVEQQLQLLKRLPGVANVRGNLSRLGSDPSQAVFTVSFQPSDQPWQGEFSLRNDGSNGSGEARAIGTIAKANLATRGDTLLIYSELGTDNTPSLGAVITSVSYTVPLADQWNFTGAFGYSRRNLIELPSPTNGISTTQFQGLGQVEWVFKDTLSQRWSLFAGFSGDRSTTYLDGRALPDLVPESVRSPSNGYLRVGLAANGLSGSLGWAGNVYLLQGIAAATPQQQRKELAQVDLYPGEATALGGLISAAWAFAPSWQLNLRAGGQVAFKPLTNSMQFTVGSDAGIRGLPGQFLSGDNGWLGTAEVAWTFWQKNNQSLQLVPFIGMGGVTTTLAGVTFSDTVGSGGILARWLAGNSWLVELGWVEQFETNDNLGEWTDWALGKGLYAQVKYRF, translated from the coding sequence ATGCTCCTCCTGTTAGCCCAGCTGGTTGCGCCGCCGCTGCAGAACAGTCCGATTCGGCTGCCCGGACCCGATGCCGGGGAACAGCGTCCGGCCCCCCGGGGAGAGCAGCAACCGGTTCCGGTGGAGATTCAGGAACCGATCGATGGCGAGCCCCCGGCCCAGACGCCCGATTCCCCGGATCAACCCGGCACCGAACCACCAGCCGTACCCGGCGACTTCGGCAGCAGTGCAGAGCCCCGGGTGGAGGGGCTCACCGTCTACGACGCCTCTGATCTCTCAACAATCCTGGCCGGGTGCGGCGCCGGCGAGGCATCGGCCCAACGGCTCCAGACCTGTGCTGCAGTCCTCACGGCCCGGTTGGTGGCCGATGGCTATCTCAACAGCCGTGTCTATGTCAAAGCCACACCAGCCCCTGGCTACCTGGAGGTGGTCGAAGGGCGAGTGGTGGAACTCCGCGTCAACAGCGACGACGGCCGCCTCAGCCGCAAGGTGTCGCGGCTGCTGGCTCCCCTGAAGGGCTCGGTGCTGCACTTGCCCACCGTGGAGCAGCAACTGCAATTGCTGAAGCGCCTGCCGGGTGTGGCGAACGTGCGCGGCAACCTTTCACGCCTGGGCAGCGACCCTTCCCAGGCGGTCTTCACGGTGAGCTTCCAGCCCAGCGACCAGCCCTGGCAAGGCGAATTCTCCCTCCGCAACGACGGCTCCAACGGCTCCGGTGAGGCACGCGCCATCGGCACCATCGCCAAGGCCAACCTGGCCACCCGCGGCGACACCCTGCTGATCTACAGCGAGCTCGGCACAGACAACACGCCCTCACTCGGGGCTGTGATCACGTCGGTGAGCTACACGGTGCCCCTGGCCGATCAATGGAACTTCACCGGCGCCTTCGGTTACAGCCGCCGCAACCTGATCGAGCTTCCCTCCCCCACGAACGGCATCTCCACGACCCAGTTCCAGGGGCTGGGCCAGGTCGAGTGGGTGTTCAAGGACACCCTCAGCCAGCGCTGGAGTCTGTTCGCCGGATTCAGCGGCGACCGCAGCACTACCTACCTTGACGGCAGGGCCCTGCCGGACCTGGTGCCGGAGAGCGTGCGCTCCCCCAGCAACGGCTACCTGCGGGTCGGTCTGGCCGCCAATGGACTCAGCGGCTCGCTGGGCTGGGCTGGCAACGTCTATCTGCTGCAGGGCATTGCCGCCGCCACACCCCAGCAGCAGCGTAAGGAGCTGGCTCAGGTGGATCTCTATCCCGGCGAAGCCACCGCCCTCGGCGGCCTGATCTCAGCGGCCTGGGCCTTTGCCCCCAGCTGGCAACTGAACCTGCGGGCCGGCGGCCAGGTGGCCTTCAAGCCCCTGACCAACTCGATGCAGTTCACCGTGGGCTCCGATGCCGGCATCCGCGGCCTGCCCGGCCAGTTCCTCAGTGGCGACAACGGCTGGCTCGGCACCGCCGAGGTGGCCTGGACCTTCTGGCAGAAGAACAACCAAAGCCTCCAGCTGGTGCCGTTCATCGGCATGGGTGGTGTGACGACCACCCTGGCGGGGGTCACCTTCTCCGACACGGTGGGCTCCGGCGGGATCCTGGCGCGCTGGTTGGCCGGCAACAGCTGGCTGGTGGAACTGGGCTGGGTGGAACAGTTCGAAACCAACGACAACCTGGGCGAATGGACCGACTGGGCCCTGGGCAAGGGCCTGTACGCCCAAGTGAAGTACCGATTCTGA
- a CDS encoding SIMPL domain-containing protein (The SIMPL domain is named for its presence in mouse protein SIMPL (signalling molecule that associates with mouse pelle-like kinase). Bacterial member BP26, from Brucella, was shown to assemble into a channel-like structure, while YggE from E. coli has been associated with resistance to oxidative stress.) yields MLSPALVLLTLAKPVHAQVQVLCEGTLLEAQGSAERKRATQRLGISLGLEAEAASADAALAELQRRLAAVRSALQDLDVNDLRVSSPSTWQRSAESNRPARITAQLQVSGDLAPERLQRLVRDVGALPGVQLAPVRPQADPIADVAVRRELLRLAYQDALRQGRELAEAIGLSHVRPLQVSVNGGFRPVPMLARAADAAAPPPFDPAELPSSIDRLQLQAQFCAR; encoded by the coding sequence ATGCTGTCCCCTGCCCTGGTTCTGCTCACCCTGGCGAAACCTGTCCACGCCCAGGTGCAGGTGCTGTGTGAGGGCACCCTGCTGGAGGCTCAGGGCAGTGCTGAACGCAAACGCGCCACCCAGCGCCTGGGCATCTCCCTTGGGCTTGAGGCGGAGGCGGCCTCGGCCGATGCCGCCCTGGCAGAACTGCAGCGCCGTCTTGCCGCTGTGCGCTCAGCACTTCAGGATCTCGATGTCAACGATCTGCGGGTGAGCTCTCCGTCGACATGGCAGCGCTCAGCGGAATCGAATCGACCGGCCCGGATCACAGCACAACTGCAGGTGAGTGGCGATCTGGCACCAGAGCGTTTGCAGCGCTTGGTCCGTGACGTGGGTGCCTTGCCGGGTGTCCAGCTAGCGCCGGTTCGCCCTCAGGCGGATCCGATCGCCGATGTTGCCGTGCGGCGCGAGCTGTTGAGGCTCGCGTATCAGGATGCCTTGCGGCAGGGCCGCGAGCTCGCTGAAGCGATCGGGCTCAGTCATGTGCGGCCGCTGCAGGTTTCGGTGAATGGCGGATTCAGGCCAGTGCCGATGCTGGCCAGGGCCGCCGATGCGGCCGCGCCTCCACCCTTCGATCCGGCCGAACTGCCCAGTTCGATCGACAGGCTGCAGCTGCAGGCCCAGTTCTGCGCGCGCTGA